The genomic interval AATCCTTGTTGTTCCTTTTTCACATCATTGTGACTATGGTCAAATGAAAATTGCTGTTGTTCATCTAGTATTTTTACTCGTTGTTTCTTAGGAATTTCCACAGATGGAATGAGCTGTTGTTGTCGAAAGACATCCTTGATTCCATTTGTAATGAGCTCATTTAATTCTGCTTCTTTACTTAGCCTTACCTCGAGCTTTGAAGGATGCACATTGACATCCACAAGGATTGGATCCATTTTTATATTTAAAAACACAATTGGATAACGCCCAATCGGCAACAATGTGTGATAGCCTTGTTGGATCGCTTTTACAAGTGGATAGTTTTTAATAAATCGACCGTTAATAATTGTGGAAATATAATTTCGGGACGCTCTTGTGATCTCAGGAAGTGCAACATAGCCATCCACTTCGAAATCTAATGATTCTAGCGATATCTTCTTCATTTTTTTTGCGATTGAGATACCATAAATGGCAGCTAATACTTGGCGAACATCACCATTCCCATTTGTATGCAGGAGCTTTTTGCCATTATGAACTAAACGAATCGAGACCTCAGGATGTGATAAGGCGATTCTATTTACAATATCAGTTATATTACCAAGCTCGGTATGAACGGTTTTCATATACTTTAAGCGAGCAGGTGTGTTAAAAAAAAGATTGCTGACGGTGATATCCGTTCCTTTACGGCTAGCCGTTGATTCATGCTTCTCCATTTTTCCGCCTGAAAGAACAATGTGTGAACCAGGGCCATTTCCTGTGCTTGTTTTCATTTCTAATAAAGAAACGGAGGCAATACTCGGGAGAGCCTCGCCTCTAAAACCTAAGGTTCTTATCCTGAATAAGTCATTTTCATCCTTGATCTTACTTGTGGCATGACGATGAAAGGCATTCAGGCAATCATCTTGTTCGATTCCATCGCCATTATCTAAAATTCTAATTTTCCCTAAGCCTGCTTCTTCAATTTCAATCTCCACAATCGTACTATTGGCATCAATCGCATTCTCAAGTAGTTCTTTTACGACTGATGCTGGTCGTTCAACAACCTCACCAGCGGCAATTTTATTGGAAAGTTGCTCATCTAGGCGAATAATCTTTCCCAAGAATTCTCACCTCCATGTAATTACTTTACTTTCTTTTGCAGCTTGTATAGCTCATTCATTGCATCAAGTGGCGTCATTTCTAAGATGTTCATTGTTTTTAACAGCTCGATAACAGCTTGAACATTTTTTGGTAATGCTGATGCTTTCTTAGCTTTCGGCTCTTCTTCAGAAAACAGTGATAGCTGAGCATCGGAAAATACTTCTTCTTTTACGACTTGCTTTACGACAACAGGATTTGGCATATCGGTTTTATCTGCTTCTAATTCTGACAGAATTTCTTTCGCCCTGCTGATGAGCGACTTTGGAAGGTCAGCTAATTCCGCAACATGAATACCATAGCTTTTGTCTGCAGCACCTTCTTCAATTTTGTGTAGGAAGACAACCTTGCCATTCTCTTCAATTGCTTTTACATGGATATTTCTTAATGAAGTTAATTGCTCTTCCAGAATCGTTAGCTCGTGATAATGGGTTGAAAATAATGTTTTTGCACCAATGTGTTCATGAATATATTCAATGATCGCTTGGGCTAAAGCCATCCCATCATACGTAGACGTTCCTCTACCGATTTCATCGAAAAGGATTAAGCTTTGTGAAGTAGCATGTGCGATTGCATTTTTTGCTTCAAGCATTTCAACCATAAACGTACTTTGTCCAGAAATTAAATCATCTGCTGCCCCGATTCTTGTAAAGATTTGATCAAAAATGGGTAAAACAGCTTCAGTAGCCGGTACATAACAACCGATTTGCGCTAAAATCGCGGTTAAGGCAACTTGACGCATATATGTGCTTTTCCCTGACATATTCGGACCTGTTATTAAAAGCATCTGACGATCATGATTAAAATAACAATCATTTGGTACATATTCTTGTGAATCCATTACTTTTTCCACGACTGGATGACGGCCGTTTTTTAGAAAAAGCTCACCATTTTGTGAAAATTGCGGCTTACTATAATGTCTGTTTTCACTTACTGTTGCAAAGCATTGTAGCACATCAAGCTCACTGATTTGTTTTGCTAAAATTTGTAATCTAGGAATAAAGTTTTTTACCTTTTCTCTTAATTCTAGAAATAATTGATATTCAAGATCAACAATCTTTTCTTCCGCTTCTAATATTAAAGCTTCTTTTTCTTTTAATTCCGGTGTAATAAAACGCTCGGCATTCGTCAACGTTTGCTTTCGCTCATATTTTCCTTCCGGCAATAAATGAAGATTTGCTCTCGTGACTTCGATATAATAACCAAACACTCGATTATAGCCGATTTTCAGGGATTTTATCCCAGTATGTTGACGCTCCTGCTGCTCAAGCTGGGCGATCCA from Metabacillus sediminilitoris carries:
- the mutL gene encoding DNA mismatch repair endonuclease MutL, with the protein product MGKIIRLDEQLSNKIAAGEVVERPASVVKELLENAIDANSTIVEIEIEEAGLGKIRILDNGDGIEQDDCLNAFHRHATSKIKDENDLFRIRTLGFRGEALPSIASVSLLEMKTSTGNGPGSHIVLSGGKMEKHESTASRKGTDITVSNLFFNTPARLKYMKTVHTELGNITDIVNRIALSHPEVSIRLVHNGKKLLHTNGNGDVRQVLAAIYGISIAKKMKKISLESLDFEVDGYVALPEITRASRNYISTIINGRFIKNYPLVKAIQQGYHTLLPIGRYPIVFLNIKMDPILVDVNVHPSKLEVRLSKEAELNELITNGIKDVFRQQQLIPSVEIPKKQRVKILDEQQQFSFDHSHNDVKKEQQGFNQKPQYTFVKEEFNEPTPILQTEETNVEIDKYDFDPFLGRESDVSSQEQPLGEESKVNNDCSIEHDHEEYEVQEVQEVQEVQEVQEVHEEQTTKDRVPPLYPIGQMHGTYILAQNEQGLFIIDQHAAQERIKYEFYREKVGQIHSEVQEMLVPLTFEYSNDEVMIIEAHLDILASVGIFLEPFGRNSYIVRSHPQWFPKGEETKTIEEMIQQVLEEKQIDIKKLREEAAIMMSCKASIKANHHLRNDEIFALLETLRKTTDPFTCPHGRPIIIHYSTYEMEKMFKRVM
- the mutS gene encoding DNA mismatch repair protein MutS, with product MATYTPMIQQYLKIKAEYQDAFLFFRLGDFYEMFFNDAIQASQELEITLTSRDGGGEERIPMCGVPYHSAPNYIEQLILKGHKVAICEQTEDPKQAKGVVRREVVQLITPGTVMDGKGIHDKENNFIASLTAFDSQIGLAFSDLTTGENLVAICSHFDEALNEIYSVGAKEVVISTDLPDEWKKQLIDRCQATLSYEQTTTITQEILEVVKDLHDERLTSTFARLLTYLQRTQKRSLDHLQLVKVYYLQDAMKIDLFSKRNLELTETIRSKGKKGSLLWLLDETKTAMGGRLLKQWVDKPLVDREKIESRLAMVETFIANFFEREDLRTLLKEVYDLERLAGRVAFGNVNARDLIQLKKSLQQVPAIEELLQTLQNDVYLTKPLDPCEDLTQLLDEAIVDNPPLSVKEGNIIKDGFHAGLDQYRDASRNGKTWIAQLEQQERQHTGIKSLKIGYNRVFGYYIEVTRANLHLLPEGKYERKQTLTNAERFITPELKEKEALILEAEEKIVDLEYQLFLELREKVKNFIPRLQILAKQISELDVLQCFATVSENRHYSKPQFSQNGELFLKNGRHPVVEKVMDSQEYVPNDCYFNHDRQMLLITGPNMSGKSTYMRQVALTAILAQIGCYVPATEAVLPIFDQIFTRIGAADDLISGQSTFMVEMLEAKNAIAHATSQSLILFDEIGRGTSTYDGMALAQAIIEYIHEHIGAKTLFSTHYHELTILEEQLTSLRNIHVKAIEENGKVVFLHKIEEGAADKSYGIHVAELADLPKSLISRAKEILSELEADKTDMPNPVVVKQVVKEEVFSDAQLSLFSEEEPKAKKASALPKNVQAVIELLKTMNILEMTPLDAMNELYKLQKKVK